In the genome of Aphidius gifuensis isolate YNYX2018 linkage group LG6, ASM1490517v1, whole genome shotgun sequence, the window accaAACAAGTcaaagtataatatatatttttgtactcACATGGCAAGCACCTTCACCAGTTTTAGTAAGAGTACAAATGTGATCAGTTGTCAGCATATTGTGAACAGTTTTACATTCATTTTGTGCAATAACAAGTAAATCAAGTTCTTGAAGTTTATCAGGTAATGAACTTCCCAAACTTGTTGATCCCCATCCTGACAATTTACAtggataattttctttatcaaaatCACTTGTTGGTAAACTTATTGAACTAACTGTTTTGCtaaattcaatatcaattttaacacGAATTAAACCAATGTCATTTGAAAATGCAGCACTGTTGTAATTTTTGTGAGCTATCAATAAATCTGTCTCGTATTTTGTACCACCTTGTGATAGACTATTTGTTCCAGTCACGACAAATACTGATGATGGTTTATCACTGTAATTttcatatcaaaatatatttaattaaataaattgccaatgtgacaataattatactggctgaatagaatttttaattacccaACAATACAATGAGCAGCTGTTAAAATCCAacgtttatcaataataacaccACCACAAAAATGAGATCCACTTTTTGATCTCAATGACACTTGATAGGGATGGGAACCTTCGGATGCAACATTTCCTCCAACAACTCTTGGAATTTCTCGagcttaaattaatttaaataataaattttatttttacaaaatcaaagaaaatattaaattaaatttttacctgATATACTTGACAATGCAAGAATgcaaaatgtaataataattgcttGCATTTTAATTGACGCTAGACAACTGtatgacaatttaaaattaattcacatcttttatatgaaaatttatctgtATGATGATTACAACAATAATGCACTTTGACGTCATAATTATAAGATCAAGATTAGCTGACaatcaattgtaaattattatcaatgcaTCTttgaattgtaaaaatatgaaaaatcacAATCAAACAAAAGAAATCTATATCATttgctaataatttttcttttgataatttctttttttgaaaaatgattgATTGATGTggtctaaattattttatctgatAACTATCAAGTGGTTTAAGATTatgataaatgattaaaatgataatatttcatttgggacatttatttgattgtaagtttttattttatctgcaCATAATCACATCTGccatatttctttttcaagtcattgaaatatatatctacaTTTTTTGAACTGAATTAACTTATcagattttattttctttttgttctcGATGAcatgcaaaaataatttatgatagagacatttttatataataatcacaacaagtttttaaaattttcatttgacaaGTGAGTGTCGTTGTTTAAACAatctttttattgaattaatatttttttcattttacattattatttaattcaattattatttttattttgtaaatacttCCATTGTTTCATTGATCCAGTCTACGTAACTCCAAACTCGTGTGAAAACatctgtaaatatttttttgttaattatttagtattttaataagtataaaaaaagttttaaataataaaaaatacttgccTGGAATTCCTCTTGCACATGGTAGACCATAAGACACAATACCAATTAGAGTATTATCTGCTACCAATGGACCACCAGAATCACcctgtttatttaaattaaaaccaccaataaattacaaattaataaattaagtttttataaggtataaattttttaacagttaCTTACATGACAAGCACCTTCACCACGTTTAGTTAAAGTGcaaattgttgtttttctaGCAAACAAGTGTTTAAGTTTACACTTTAATTGTGAAACTGTTTTAAGTTGTATATGTTGAAGTTTATCCGGTACTTTTCCCCATGTcttgaaacaaaatatatatttttattttatttttaaatagtaattttaatttaatatattttttatacctttGTGGTACCCCATCCAATTAGTGTTACAGAATATTCAacctgataaaaattattagttggTAGTGCAATTGGTTTAACATTTTCATTGTACTCAATATCAGTGGTTAAACGAATAAGACCaatgtcatttttaataaatgtcaTTGAAAAACTTTCATGCCATTGTAAAAAAtcacttttataaatttttccacCTTCTTTTAGTGATGTTACACCAGcgacaatattaaaatcaaatggtGATTGactagaataataataaaaaatataaaaataatcatatttatgttatttgttaatttaaaattttatttttatgataataatacccTTTGACACAATGAGCTGCTGTTAAAATCCATTTGCTATTAATTATACTACCACCACAAAAATGTGATAATGATTTTTGGATCGAAACTATAAATGGATATTGTCCTTTTTGTGCATCACTTCCACCAACGATTCTTGGAGCATTATCTTGgccttgtgttttttttttcaaagtaaaaaaatatatattattattaattattatgtatgctttgattaaattaaattcacaaaCCATTAGCTTGAATCACAAtagcaagaaaaaatatcaaaaataaattcatgtcGTTGACCTTATGTCTTAACTGTTAAATAATTCTTTGTCTTCACTCTTTTATatcaaatcaataaaaaaaaaaatttttgtttttgatatatttttttatctcgctgataattaaaagataaacttacatataatacatttatttttttgtctatgaaaaagaacaaaaaaaaaaaaaaaaagataacaaaTTACGTGATTTTTTAATCAGTTATGATTAGCTTTTGTCATgcacatttaatttatatttaattattgcaaataaaaccatcaaaaattgatagttttttataaaaaaaaatacataattttatattgagatATTTATTAGAAGATGAGAGGATTTCATGAGCAATTtgagggaaaaaaataaataaattattaaaaaattaaaattgattatatcaaaaatattttattattatatgataacaataattaaataattaattgagagatttaaaaacaaaacaaaaatttctagATGATCAATATTTTGCCTGAGAGTTTTCCATCATTAATGCCTcgatacttttattttatttttttttaaaaataaaattctatctACAAAATTTCTGGCTTTTGACATTGATCTctatttagaaattaaaaatcttcaagcatactttaataattaataaaaaaaaaaaaggtacatGCTCgctttaacatttaaaaaacctTGGGAAGCACCATGgctagatttattttttttaaattgttttattattatgtaaaaattattgaataattatttaaatgaattttctgccaatttttttcttatctttttGAAGAATTCATTGGTCAACCTGTCGATTTTcctaattattcaaaaattattaactaaatttaatatttatctataaatcttgattatttacaaaattacagTGTAATGTGTTAGTTGACATTGTTCCCTCtggcttttttaaaaaaactttttcattatattattaacaaaaatatatatttaaatataaaaaatatagtttcaatttttttcttacacaaagaaaaataattgaaaaaaaaaaaaatggagcaTTGACATCACGTCTACATGtgtctttttaataaatattttttagtcttTCGACTCTGATGCTCGGTCAAGAgtcaattgttgttttttttttttttcttctttttttcatttaaatgctgtaaaatttgttttatttaaaaaaaaaaaaacatttttttaaatatcattttacaattaaacTATCACTTATAagtaattggttttttttttttctattttaattttttttgctatgaGTATCGAGggatgtattttaattataaaaaaaattttattaattaatatcagtGAATTGCATTATCAATGATTGGTAGTGGTGGTGTTATAGCTGGTAAATGATCACCACATGTTGGAAAATTTGGTGGTATTGGTGGTAAATCAGCGTGTGTTCCAAcgtgtaaaattaaattcattccAATAACTATGTGGAACAAAAAATGACAATGGAAAAGCCAATAACctgtgaacaaaaaaaatatataaattattaatataacttctagttaattataattaaataacaggttattttaatgataattttaccTGGATTATCAGCTCTAAATCTTAGTACAACATATCCATTATTTGGCACAGCAATTGTATCTTTTGCTGgtggtaaattaaattctctATGTAATAATCCACGTCTATCAAGATCAAGTgcatgttttaaattaatttttttaacatttttatctgGTGAACGTCCCATACCAACAACATTAAATGCATAACCATGTAAATGAAATGGATGTGATAAATTTGGTTGTTGTActtcatcaacaataacaacttCAACAATAGCATTATGTGGTATATCAACTTTATGTGTACACATACAATTATCACCACAATCAGCTGGACGATTATCACCATTACAAAATTGTTCTGGTggtatatcatttatttgtgATAATGGTGGTGCTGGTGGAAATGTAAATGATATTTCATCAACAAGTGATATAACATGATCACCAGTTGGTGCAACTAAGAAACGATTATATGTATTTGGTTGAAATACTTCTTCTGgacgataaaataaaaatctaaatggtaaaaatattttaacatctgGACGTTCTTGTAATATTCCTGCATCAATAtgttttgcattttttaattgatttatacaAATAGCATCTTCTCGTGGCATATTACATATTGCATCTAATGGATTTAGAacctatataaataaattaataaattaattggtataattatttaattagataattttttttcgtaaatttaaacttacaaTTCCTTGTGGTAAACCAAGATCATATGTTGGTGCTTGTGTTGTTGGTTGAAATGGTCCTCTAGCATATCTCAATACAGCTAATTGATGTGCTCTTTTAATACCACATTCACCAAGACCTCTTAGCTGTATCCAATATGCACCAACTGGTTGATCagcatttataataaaatcatatctTTCACCAGAAAATGATATAACTGTATTAATTTGTACTGGATGTACTGGTTCACCATCAGCAGCAATAAGTGTTAAACCATGTCCTTGAAATGTAATTTGTGCTGGACAAACAGTTGCAAATGCATTTATAAGACGAAAACGATAACGACGTCCAGCAGTTACTGTAAATACTTCTAATGGTGTATTTGTCATAAAACCAGTATTTGGATCACGAAATTGTCCTTTTCCATTGATTAATACTGTTTCTGGATCTTGTCCAGTATTAACAGCAAGTCTACCTGGATATCTTTCAGCAGCATCTTCATGCATCCAATCACTTATTAATACAACATGTGTTGTTAAATcataatcatataaattacTATTTGGATCTTTATTTGGTGGTTGACGTACAATAACACTTCCATAAAGACcatcaattttttgtaaacCAGTATGTGAATGCCAAAAATGTGTACCAGAATTACCAGCTGTCCATTGAtatctaattaaattattaaattaattaatggattaattaattgattgattaattaattttaaatttcatttacctAAATGTATTTCCTTCTTGTATTGGACATTGTGTTACATATGGTACACCATCATAATATTGTGAACCTTTTTGAAATATTCCATGCCAATGAATACTAACTTCACTACCAGCAATATGattttcaacatcaacaacaactttATCACCTTCACAAACTTGTATACTTGGTCCTGGTACCATTCTATTTGCTGTTAATATACCTCTTTCAACACCATCAGCTAAAACACATTGACAATGACTCCATACTGTATTTGTTGCATTTGGTGTACAAACTTGACAAgctctaaaaaattattaatatataaatttcattatttttgttattaaacaatttttttttttttaaaatacttacgCTCCAAGAACAGTATAGTGTTCAAgtgtaaaatgataataacatATTCTTGGTGGTTCACCATCACGACATGCACGTGCACATTCATCTGGTGCTGATAAAGATGGATTTCTACGTAATTCAGCAGTTGCACGTTCACTATAATCTAGTGGACGTGTACGTGGTGGTCGTACTGTTGAACCTCTACTACCAAGATTATCAATACCTCCAAAACCACTTTGAAATAAATCAGGATGTGTTTGTACAAGATttgatgatgtaaaaaaattttgtgaatcatctgttgataatatatttccaCTTTTAATTGATGGATTCCAAAATGATGATGCTCCTGTTTGATCATTTatttctgaaaataaaaaaaaaatacgaaaaattgttataaaaataataataataatttaaataaataaatgaatttatttagacTTGTCGGAAATGTCTGAGAACTTGAAAAcgatgagatttttttttctatcagcTCAATTAAATACCAAGAAAATTCCGTAATGAAAAATgactgaataaaaatatttctataattatttcaagaaagaaaaaaaccagTTTCAATCGAGAGTAAATTTATAGAATGAATGaatcagaaaataataaataaataaattattatatatagaaaaaaaagatgctTAAATTATTGCTGAAGAATGTGGAAAGACCTATTCTCTTTttgctattttaaaaatataataaatgtaatgttaataatataaaaaatgataaatgaggTTGCTAGTTAAAAGTTGATATTTATCGTCATGAATACAACAACtaatacatatttaataaataaatataaatacattgacTGTATAGAAATGTTTGAGTGTTATAAGTTTGTGTCGTAATATGAGATCGTGATCTCGCGATTGCACTGATCATGtcgtgaagaaaaaaaatataaaataatagatattattataatgataatgatattattcaGGTGTAATAGGTACTTGTGAACAttctagttttattttaatggtaaaaaatatataattagtaattaaaattCTCATTATCACCCACTATACCTAAATACGTtcgagtaattaattaattaattaaatggttaatataaattacacacacacatgtggttaattgaatttaagttttttttttaataaatttttaaactttaataaaccaattaattatttttatttatttatttattttttgtcttttaaaaatattgatatcgaaattgtttatcaatatctgacattgatatttatattttttttttttcttttgtaaattttactgTTGAGAGGTGATGGaaagacaattaattttactttttttttttttgctattctACTTtctgaatattattaatcatttcaCTCAAATATTTGGCTGAATAAAAGATTCAAGTGTTCGATATTTTAGACCAATGAAAAAAGCTACAGTCATTAATTtacttcaacaaaaaaaattatgaataaaatcatcattattggCAGTATATTTGGtacttttaaaagtataattactaagctgtaataatttaaattcaaaaattaggCTATTGAAGatgaaatgagaaaaaaaaaaaaaaaggattttaaCTTTCTGATTTTTAAAcgaattgattaaattaaatatttttaactataagaataaataaatagattattattgtaaatttaaagttgaatatatttatgaacaaaaaatatttataaaatataaaattaatattgttgtttattactttgggtttttttgatgatgaattttaatCACCAATTCTTTCGGGGTAAACATTAAACTAGGTCAGAttgtgatttataaaaatcatcatcttTCTATGctgtttcaaaaaataaaaaaaaaacaaatagttaattgctttgttttttcgtgaaaaaattattttctattcagGTTActgacaaatattattttcagtcGTTTTATCAATCTGCTTTTGAGAACAACAGCTTATTCATTaatcatgaatattttaattattttttgtgttttattgTCTGGCTTCTACTGTATTCAGGTAtacagaaattttttaatttttttaattttataattattttaattattaattttttcaatttttttttctattttaaccAGGCTAATACTCAAGTtgaattacaaaaacaaaaagactTGAGatcaaaagttttaaatattagtgTTGCAGTTTatgaaaccaaaaaaaatttaacagatttgaatttaaaatattctaataatGCTAATGAtctaatacaaaaaattgaaaaaaatgtcaatacaCCATTCAAATATATCTGTTACAATGACTCCCTaatgacaaaagaaaaaacaaaaattaataatgaaattaaaaaatgttttgataataaaaacattgactTAGtagaaaaacatatatatgaaatttacaaGGTTTGTTTAAAACTTTtctgataaataaaactaaaataacttagacttaataattttttttttttttaacagatgATCAGTACAACATTAACagaaattgattattatcaaaaatcatGTCAATCTGAAAGATTAATTGATCATTGTGTTTAtgcaaaattagaaaaaattaacaacgaATTAATTAGtgacatgaataaaaaaataaatagcatTTATACAGAAGTAAATGGTCCattaaaaatcgaaataacaaaatgtTGCAATACTGCTATCACTATTTTCACTgacgaattaaaaaaaattcaaaacgaTTTTGATAAATgcacaaaaatttatacaaaaactATGCattaattttccttttttttttctttcaacaaactaattaaattacaaaataacttttcttaatataatttttatctcattatttaaaatgaatatttatcaatgtaaaaaaatatatttctaattttatattaacattttatcaataataaaaattgcatatGCATAAAAGTTTCTccgtaaatttatatatcttttttttcaatctaaaaaaaaaatcattcaacaagtatataaatttttaaaaaattttctgttCATGAAATCTAACATGGCAGATGTTCTGTGAGTTTCTAATACAACTTGAAGAagtaatttcttttatttattttttcttgattgtGTAATTCAACGATTTCACTAAAGTGCATTTGTTGGTGAATGGTGTGATGATTTAGTAATCGTAAACTTGGCCTTGTCTTTTTTCTCATCTTTTAAATATcacgtatatatttttcattgaataataaattaatttaaataattattcttccatttaatctatatataaataataaattcaacaagttGTCATTCAACACtcttgtttgataaatttaaatttttttttgaataaatttacgaCAATTCAATCATCAATGAACTTGAACTTGTTTGTCGTGCTTCAAGTGAATGacactttaaaaataataataaaatttatatttaataatagtgACTGgtcatgaattattattattaatagacGACCTCGAGACTGTATAGGACCTCACTAAGCATCATACTTGTGTTGGTCAAGGTCGTTAAACTAACGGCAGATTATTTTTCCCTGAAGATCtctgttattatattattttttaaaatccattatacaaagtaaatataaatttcttttaattcgaaaattataatctacctgttttttaaataattaatttaaaatttaatagcaaaaagagtttattcatttttttttttatttttcatacatttatgttaacaaaaaaaaacaaataattgccAAAAATTTCACCGTCAATAATTGAGACTTTATTTAGCTtggaggtttttttttatatttttttttcgcttttttttttttggtgagaATAATGCGGTATTTttatagaaacaaaaaataacctGGGCGTGACGAGAAGgaagttaaaaataagaaaaaaataaaatttttttttgattgagaATAAATTTGCTTGTCCGTGAGACGTGGTAATAACAGAGATTTCACGGTGTCTTGTAGACACCAGTCAGTATATTCTTTTGtaacgataaaaaatttaaaaaagaaaaaaaaaaccagcacGAGTAAGCCTGGAATCAATATGTTATATTTCAacatgattaaaatatattttcattggaAAGTGGAAGAAAttagatcaaaaaaatatcataataattttcatagatAATTGTTTGagtcattttttattctatctcAGTCTATGAATCATCAGTTTTTATTCTCAAAGTGTTTCAACTGattgaatttgttattaatcacaaaaaaaaaatttatatatattttgtaacaaTGTCTTTTgattgtattaataaaaaaaaaaaaaaaaatcctattaatttaaatttctatttcatCATTGCTTTGCTTCATAactattttctaaatttattttgttgaacaataaatataaacaatatcaatCAATATTCTATCCAATCTaaaattgtctaaaatttataaactgacattttataaatttttttcctgcaaattaaattcattggtatttttttttttttgcgttttAAAGTTTATgatataatatcaattattttgtaaatgcaatgaaaattattaggataaataaatattggtaTAGCATGTGTATTGACGctgagaaaataaatgattgcCCATGAGCAATAAAAATGACCcaacttttttaaatgccCGAGGCATAATCATCAACTTTGCTGAATTGTGAATcagtgaatttataaaatttaactttttttttcctcattcaGTTTAATAAAGATatcattgatatatatttaatgatttttttaaaaaacaaattttgtaGCTCGTTTTAAATGATACATCATgtctgataaatttaaaataataattcatcagacatttaaaataaatggcGCAGAAAGCGTGTCATGATTTTTCATAGTCATCGTATTATTATTCActacattaaattaataataagaaaatttatttaaaaaattaaaaaaaaataaacataaagatacatgatatgtatatttatttaattttaatttgtataattattttacacgcatgtattttctatttttttattttttttcttttatttactttCCTTGAATTTTCAATCCGTAATTTGTCaatagacaattttttttttccacgtcATGTGTATCTGATTAACAGAGAAAATTTCACTAAAAACTTTTCATTTTTCGATGAATATTTCGATAGCGAAAGTAGATTAGTTTCACTTgatcaaaaaaagaatttcgattatttatttttacattaattattattatcagataATTATCTAGActttaattgtatataattttttttatatgataattaaagatgatataaaacaattgtaaatGAGGTTGatggtatatttataaatttaagtatataacaaaaataaaatgaataaataaaatgaataaatatacagTAGATTGACCTCTCTTTTAAAATTCTCTGAAACAAGTTTTaacattaacaaatatatacagctgattatattttttatttatttattttattattattttattattgtgattGTGTGTTAATATATTTCGGTTATGTCAAGTGCATATTTTAACATGAACGGCCAAGTTCGAGGCTCTTGACAAGTAACACtttatactctttttttttcgtaacaTACAATTTAAAGGCTTCTTGAGTTACGTCAAAACTCATTTAATATGCGTATAGGTGtcgaaaaaaaggtaaaaaaaattattccttTATTCATCCAttcattgaattaatattttattttttatttttgactttGGCCCGTGCCTCTCGTGAAATACAAGTGGGAGGAACTTGATTTAAACGTTCGTTGCATGAATACTAATCGATTGctgttcaatgttttttttttatttaaaattattattattatcttgattgcaattttaaattgatatttaaaaatattaattaactgtATTATTCatgtgtaatttattttattaaccagaaataaaattgataaaatagtttttatgtttttttttttttggatataataaaaagtgaaTTAATGTCTTTATTATATCgttgatttatatttgtttttcttgtttatttttcaggtcATTATTTTCTCGCTCACCTGGTGATGTTTGTCCTCATAATAAGGATAttcttcaaatgaaaaaaaaaaaggtaaatatgttctttaaattaatcacatcatccaaagtaaaaaaaaaaaaaagtgttaaattattttttatcatttatggtacattttttttattgacactttaatttatttattcgggGAAAAAATACTTGTAGAACCAATAACGTCAATTTAACatcaaaaatttgttttttttgaatatatattttttggcttttaatgatatattattcTTGTTTATATTTGTGGTCAAATAAA includes:
- the LOC122859741 gene encoding serine protease 27-like; protein product: MNLFLIFFLAIVIQANGQDNAPRIVGGSDAQKGQYPFIVSIQKSLSHFCGGSIINSKWILTAAHCVKGQSPFDFNIVAGVTSLKEGGKIYKSDFLQWHESFSMTFIKNDIGLIRLTTDIEYNENVKPIALPTNNFYQVEYSVTLIGWGTTKTWGKVPDKLQHIQLKTVSQLKCKLKHLFARKTTICTLTKRGEGACHGDSGGPLVADNTLIGIVSYGLPCARGIPDVFTRVWSYVDWINETMERQLKSREIPRVVGGNVASEGSHPYQVSLRSKSGSHFCGGVIIDKRWILTAAHCIVGDKPSSVFVVTGTNSLSQGGTKYETDLLIAHKNYNSAAFSNDIGLIRVKIDIEFSKTVSSISLPTSDFDKENYPCKLSGWGSTSLGSSLPDKLQELDLLVIAQNECKTVHNMLTTDHICTLTKTGEGACHGDSGGPLTSDGTLIGLVSFGRPCARGYPDVFTRVWTFIDWIQTNIQQNSVY
- the LOC122859158 gene encoding laccase-2-like codes for the protein MKFIEILCVVGVLGLSSATRTNSSTKRKKEINDQTGASSFWNPSIKSGNILSTDDSQNFFTSSNLVQTHPDLFQSGFGGIDNLGSRGSTVRPPRTRPLDYSERATAELRRNPSLSAPDECARACRDGEPPRICYYHFTLEHYTVLGAACQVCTPNATNTVWSHCQCVLADGVERGILTANRMVPGPSIQVCEGDKVVVDVENHIAGSEVSIHWHGIFQKGSQYYDGVPYVTQCPIQEGNTFRYQWTAGNSGTHFWHSHTGLQKIDGLYGSVIVRQPPNKDPNSNLYDYDLTTHVVLISDWMHEDAAERYPGRLAVNTGQDPETVLINGKGQFRDPNTGFMTNTPLEVFTVTAGRRYRFRLINAFATVCPAQITFQGHGLTLIAADGEPVHPVQINTVISFSGERYDFIINADQPVGAYWIQLRGLGECGIKRAHQLAVLRYARGPFQPTTQAPTYDLGLPQGIVLNPLDAICNMPREDAICINQLKNAKHIDAGILQERPDVKIFLPFRFLFYRPEEVFQPNTYNRFLVAPTGDHVISLVDEISFTFPPAPPLSQINDIPPEQFCNGDNRPADCGDNCMCTHKVDIPHNAIVEVVIVDEVQQPNLSHPFHLHGYAFNVVGMGRSPDKNVKKINLKHALDLDRRGLLHREFNLPPAKDTIAVPNNGYVVLRFRADNPGYWLFHCHFLFHIVIGMNLILHVGTHADLPPIPPNFPTCGDHLPAITPPLPIIDNAIH